The Spirosoma foliorum genome has a window encoding:
- a CDS encoding ABC transporter permease, which produces MNTQPPRWADRLLEWFCAPHLLEEVQGDLYERYMRDVRRLGAPKANQQYSLNVLRFLRPFALKRKPNPNSQPECRTTPLFRAAMLENYLKIAFRNLTRNKAYSAINIIGLSIGLAAAMLIMLYTKDEVSYDRFHANNPLIYRITSQNITPAGVPDHKQPYTGLFPGPKFHAGVPEIKAFVRYRENHRDMKQGNEVNSQSVYFADTSFFSVFTFPLLSGNPKTALQNPHSVVISEEIAEKNFGTTNAVGKTLFFKEDDKFEPHTVTAVAKKCPQNSSIKFDVLMPMLVKPEEMANNENWFSVFMNTFVVLSPNANLNAVEAKMNQVYLADAQEAIKLITKKFGNQDLTQYALQPFTDMHLSQELPASNGLVDESNPTFSYILSGIALFILLIACINFVNLTVARSLKRAKEIGVRKVVGGARVQLIIQFLGESFILCFAAFALALILIELALPTFNQLANKALALSYLFDTQLVIGYVALFIVTSLLSGFYPALILSGYNPVQTLYSRFNLSGKNYLQKSLVVLQFSLASFLIIASLTIYSQFNYLTSKDLGYDDKNLVIVDKSNLTRSEAKLLKEELQKDQNIVDVAPKNGGTWGTVAKINGDTQLSFIYETVNETYLPLFKIPIVQGRNFSKNFPSDSTHSVLVNETFVKKAGWKNPVGQVVDFWLDSTKYNVIGVVKDYHFMALNREIGPQLFTMKPKNQYGKAFIKIRPNTETASLQSIENVFKKLFPLTPYSYQFMDQENIKRYESEAKWKQMVLFGAILTIFISCIGLFGLATLSAERRTKEIGIRKVLGASVTGIVQLLSTDFLKLVSLSFIFAFPAAWYAMSKWLENYPYRINISVWIFLITAFISISIAFLTVSWQSLRAAMINPVRSLRSE; this is translated from the coding sequence ATGAATACACAACCACCCCGCTGGGCCGACCGACTACTGGAATGGTTCTGTGCTCCGCACTTGCTGGAAGAGGTGCAGGGCGATTTATATGAACGTTACATGCGGGATGTGCGTCGGCTGGGCGCTCCCAAGGCGAACCAGCAGTATAGTTTAAATGTGCTACGTTTCCTCCGTCCTTTTGCCCTTAAACGAAAACCGAATCCGAATTCTCAACCGGAGTGCCGGACCACTCCTTTATTCAGAGCTGCCATGTTAGAAAACTATCTCAAAATCGCCTTCAGGAATCTGACTAGAAACAAGGCATACTCAGCCATAAACATTATTGGATTAAGCATTGGGCTGGCTGCTGCCATGCTGATTATGTTGTACACCAAAGACGAAGTCAGTTACGACCGCTTTCATGCCAACAATCCGCTTATTTACCGGATTACCAGCCAAAACATAACCCCTGCAGGTGTTCCTGACCATAAACAACCCTATACCGGACTTTTTCCGGGGCCAAAATTCCATGCTGGTGTTCCTGAAATAAAGGCGTTTGTGCGCTACCGGGAAAATCATCGGGATATGAAACAAGGCAATGAAGTAAACAGCCAGAGCGTCTATTTTGCCGACACTAGCTTCTTCTCGGTATTTACGTTCCCTTTACTAAGCGGCAACCCTAAAACCGCCTTACAAAATCCTCACTCGGTTGTGATTTCGGAGGAGATCGCCGAGAAGAACTTTGGTACAACAAATGCAGTTGGGAAGACCCTGTTTTTTAAAGAAGACGACAAATTTGAACCGCATACAGTAACGGCTGTTGCGAAAAAATGTCCGCAGAATTCATCCATCAAATTTGATGTATTGATGCCGATGCTAGTAAAGCCGGAGGAGATGGCCAACAATGAGAATTGGTTCAGTGTGTTTATGAACACGTTCGTCGTTCTTAGCCCAAATGCCAATCTTAACGCTGTGGAAGCCAAAATGAATCAGGTGTATCTGGCTGATGCACAGGAGGCTATCAAACTGATTACCAAAAAGTTTGGCAATCAGGATCTGACTCAATATGCGCTCCAGCCTTTCACAGACATGCACCTAAGCCAAGAGCTTCCTGCCAGTAACGGTCTTGTCGACGAAAGCAATCCTACGTTTTCCTACATCTTATCGGGTATTGCCTTATTCATTCTCCTAATTGCCTGCATCAACTTTGTTAACCTAACCGTGGCCCGTTCGCTAAAGCGAGCGAAAGAAATTGGCGTCCGAAAAGTAGTTGGTGGAGCCAGAGTGCAGCTCATCATCCAGTTTCTGGGCGAATCCTTTATTCTGTGCTTTGCGGCTTTTGCACTTGCCCTGATTTTGATCGAACTCGCCTTACCTACGTTCAATCAATTGGCGAACAAAGCCCTTGCCCTCTCCTATCTTTTCGATACGCAACTGGTCATTGGTTACGTTGCTTTATTTATCGTAACCAGCTTACTGTCTGGATTTTACCCGGCACTTATTCTATCAGGCTATAACCCTGTTCAAACGTTATATAGTCGCTTTAACCTTTCGGGGAAGAATTACCTGCAAAAGTCATTAGTTGTTCTGCAATTCTCGCTGGCTTCTTTTCTGATCATTGCTTCGCTGACCATCTATTCGCAGTTCAATTATTTAACGAGCAAAGACTTAGGCTACGACGATAAAAACCTGGTTATCGTCGATAAATCAAATTTGACCCGTAGCGAAGCGAAACTGTTAAAAGAAGAGCTACAAAAAGATCAAAACATTGTAGACGTTGCGCCCAAAAATGGCGGTACGTGGGGCACTGTTGCCAAAATTAACGGCGATACCCAGTTGAGCTTTATCTATGAAACCGTTAATGAAACCTATTTGCCTCTTTTTAAAATACCGATCGTTCAAGGGCGAAATTTCTCAAAAAATTTCCCTTCCGATTCGACTCATTCTGTTCTCGTCAATGAAACATTTGTCAAGAAAGCGGGCTGGAAAAACCCTGTTGGACAAGTAGTTGATTTCTGGCTCGACAGTACAAAATACAACGTCATTGGGGTTGTTAAAGACTACCATTTCATGGCACTGAATCGGGAAATCGGCCCGCAATTATTTACGATGAAACCCAAAAATCAATACGGGAAAGCCTTCATCAAAATCAGACCCAATACCGAGACGGCGAGCCTTCAATCTATCGAAAACGTATTCAAAAAGCTGTTTCCGCTAACCCCTTATTCCTATCAATTCATGGATCAGGAAAACATTAAGCGGTATGAGTCGGAGGCCAAATGGAAACAAATGGTGCTCTTCGGAGCTATACTGACCATTTTCATTTCGTGTATTGGTCTGTTTGGATTAGCCACGCTCTCGGCCGAACGACGAACGAAGGAAATCGGGATTCGGAAAGTACTGGGAGCCTCGGTTACGGGAATTGTCCAACTACTCTCCACCGACTTCCTGAAGCTGGTTTCCCTTTCGTTCATTTTTGCCTTTCCTGCCGCCTGGTACGCTATGAGCAAATGGCTCGAAAACTACCCTTATCGTATCAACATAAGCGTGTGGATCTTCCTGATAACCGCTTTCATTTCCATTTCCATCGCGTTTTTAACCGTTAGCTGGCAATCACTACGAGCCGCCATGATCAATCCCGTTCGCTCCCTTCGGTCGGAGTGA
- a CDS encoding ABC transporter permease: MIPPRPVGPPRWANKLLEIFCNPLLLEEVQGDLYERFNRRVETLGVTEARRQFGKEVLGFLLPRSGQRFAGLPKAFRHQDAYPKPTLTFMFRNYLTISLRNLWRNRQVSAINTFGLATGLACGIVIFLLVSYMFSFDRYHAKADRTFWIVTDIRHENVVPTDATPRPLADVLRQEYPFVESAVRLENTFGRIISVPNGKGGFGKKFEESRNICFTESQFFDVFDVKWLNGNPKTALTAPNTVVLSERYAQKYFDTDNAIGRTLRFDNQTNLTVTGIIKNPPSNTKLRYDVLISYGTVPAMMGENGKQAMQNWERINALCFVALREGTSPQRLVDALTATGRKYLKTQDAKLLDFHALPLSDLNHNPQYGGTAPRPILYALIIVGLFLVIAACINFINIATAYALKRSKEVGVRKAMGSTRKQLIAQFLIETTLITLTAVVIAILFAQLGLPLLNNALAILGTDLSVLDLVKPRSLIWFGALILGVILVAGFYPSLVLSRFNPVAALRGRLTTKQVGSVSVRRGLVVVQFFITQLFIIGLIVMMSQVRYMQQKDLGFYKDAVLTVPVPTDDPIRQQTLREQLRALPGVEQVSLGAEPPTSRQRDPVQFTFDTHTEAEKFPTRAKIGDMNYIPLFGLKLLAGRNFSNNDTTNSEAIVNATMIKQLGLRSPGDVLGKRLTIWGQNRIVVGVVNDFNTDELYATIPPLRSSITTPRTIWQL; the protein is encoded by the coding sequence ATGATACCTCCCCGACCCGTTGGACCGCCCCGCTGGGCCAACAAATTATTGGAAATTTTCTGCAATCCGTTGCTGCTGGAAGAAGTGCAGGGCGATTTGTATGAACGATTCAATAGGCGAGTCGAGACACTCGGCGTTACCGAAGCAAGACGCCAGTTCGGCAAAGAGGTGTTGGGCTTTCTACTGCCTCGGTCGGGGCAACGGTTCGCCGGATTACCAAAAGCGTTCAGACACCAAGATGCTTATCCTAAACCTACACTTACCTTTATGTTTCGCAATTATCTGACTATCTCTTTACGGAACCTATGGCGAAACCGTCAGGTTAGCGCCATCAATACCTTTGGCTTAGCCACTGGGCTTGCCTGTGGTATTGTTATCTTCCTATTGGTCAGCTACATGTTTAGTTTCGACCGCTACCACGCCAAAGCAGACCGGACGTTCTGGATTGTAACGGATATCCGCCACGAAAACGTAGTTCCAACCGATGCCACTCCCCGACCGTTGGCCGATGTGCTCCGGCAGGAATACCCATTTGTAGAAAGCGCCGTTCGACTGGAGAATACGTTTGGGCGAATCATAAGCGTGCCGAATGGTAAAGGTGGTTTTGGGAAGAAGTTTGAAGAATCGCGGAATATCTGTTTTACGGAGTCCCAATTCTTCGACGTTTTCGACGTAAAATGGCTGAACGGAAACCCAAAAACGGCGCTAACAGCCCCAAACACTGTTGTGTTATCGGAGCGCTACGCGCAGAAATATTTCGATACAGATAACGCAATCGGCCGAACGTTGCGCTTTGATAATCAAACGAATCTGACCGTAACGGGCATCATTAAAAACCCGCCTTCGAATACCAAACTTCGATACGATGTTCTGATTTCGTACGGCACCGTTCCGGCTATGATGGGCGAAAATGGGAAACAGGCGATGCAAAACTGGGAACGCATTAACGCCCTGTGCTTTGTCGCCTTACGCGAAGGAACATCCCCTCAGCGTTTAGTGGACGCACTGACAGCTACGGGCCGTAAATACCTGAAGACCCAGGATGCCAAATTGCTCGATTTCCATGCCCTGCCTCTTTCCGATTTAAACCATAATCCACAATACGGCGGAACGGCTCCTCGCCCGATTCTGTACGCCCTGATTATTGTTGGTTTATTTCTGGTCATTGCCGCCTGTATTAATTTTATCAATATCGCTACGGCTTACGCACTTAAGCGTTCGAAGGAAGTGGGCGTTCGAAAGGCAATGGGCAGTACACGGAAGCAATTGATTGCGCAATTCCTGATTGAAACAACGCTCATTACGCTCACAGCAGTGGTTATCGCGATTCTATTCGCACAACTTGGTTTACCGCTGCTAAACAATGCCTTAGCCATTTTAGGCACCGATCTGTCGGTACTCGATCTCGTTAAACCCCGGTCGCTTATCTGGTTTGGTGCCCTGATTCTGGGCGTGATTCTGGTAGCAGGTTTTTATCCATCGTTGGTGCTTTCCCGCTTCAACCCGGTGGCCGCCTTACGAGGGCGACTCACGACGAAACAAGTGGGTAGCGTATCTGTTCGGCGTGGGTTAGTGGTGGTCCAGTTTTTCATCACACAGCTATTCATTATCGGTCTTATCGTGATGATGTCGCAGGTGCGATACATGCAGCAGAAGGATTTGGGTTTCTACAAAGATGCCGTTCTAACCGTGCCTGTTCCTACCGATGACCCCATCCGACAGCAAACCTTACGTGAGCAATTACGTGCCTTACCTGGCGTTGAACAGGTTTCGTTAGGTGCAGAACCACCAACCTCGCGCCAACGCGACCCGGTTCAGTTTACATTCGACACACATACCGAAGCCGAAAAATTTCCAACTCGCGCCAAAATTGGTGATATGAATTACATACCACTCTTCGGATTGAAACTCCTGGCCGGGCGCAATTTCAGCAACAACGATACGACCAACAGCGAGGCCATCGTCAACGCAACCATGATAAAGCAACTGGGTCTGCGTTCGCCTGGTGATGTGCTAGGAAAACGGCTTACTATTTGGGGACAGAACCGAATTGTTGTTGGCGTTGTCAACGACTTTAACACCGATGAGCTGTACGCAACAATTCCCCCACTACGCTCATCAATTACCACCCCGAGAACAATCTGGCAGCTCTGA
- a CDS encoding ABC transporter permease encodes MLDQFYLKERVLLGLIQVFSLIAILIGCLGLYALVSFMSESKTKEIGIRKVMGATTNQVLWLFGREFSKLMLIGFSLAAPLGWFLMRGWLHGYAYHIDFGWWIFALALGVIVAITLATVSYQSLKAAITNPAKSLRTE; translated from the coding sequence ATGCTCGACCAGTTTTACCTCAAAGAGCGCGTTCTGCTGGGGCTGATACAGGTTTTCTCATTGATCGCCATCCTGATTGGCTGTCTGGGTTTATACGCCCTGGTATCGTTCATGAGCGAATCGAAAACGAAAGAAATTGGCATTCGGAAGGTAATGGGAGCAACGACCAATCAGGTACTTTGGCTATTTGGCCGAGAGTTTAGTAAGCTGATGCTCATTGGCTTTTCATTGGCCGCTCCCCTAGGCTGGTTCCTGATGCGTGGCTGGCTACATGGCTATGCCTATCACATTGACTTCGGCTGGTGGATTTTCGCGCTGGCGTTGGGGGTTATTGTGGCTATCACGTTAGCGACTGTATCGTATCAATCACTAAAAGCAGCCATTACCAATCCGGCAAAAAGCCTACGAACCGAGTAA